TAAACCATCATTCAACAAATGCTCCCGTAAGTATTTCTCAAACGTATGCCAAAAATTCCCTCCAGGCGCATCGATCAACACCATCGGCAAGATTCGCGACTTCCCAGTTTGAATCAACGTCAACGCCTCAAAGCCCTCATCCATCGTGCCAAAGCCACCCGGAAACAACGCAATAGCATGCGTCTCCTTCACAAAATGAAGCTTCCGCGTGAAAAAGTAACGAAAGTTAATTAACTTCGGATCCCCCTCAATCGTAGGATTCGCCTTCTGCTCAAAAGGAAGCCGTATATTCAACCCAAAACTTCTATCCCGCCCCGCTCCTGCTTGCGCTGCCCCCATAATCCCATCACCACCACCCGTGATAATCATATACCCCGCATCTCGCATCATTGCCGCAAACTCTTTTGCTGCCTGATACTCTGGCGCTCGCGGTGAGATACGAGCAGAGCCAAATATACAAATCTTCTTCACCCCTTGATAAGGAGCAAACACCTTACTCGCATATCGTATTTCCTTCAGTGCCTGATTAATCAATCGCCGATCCGCAGGACTTTGCCCTTCCAACGCAAGCCTCAGCACGCTGATCACCATCTCCTCGTAATCTCGCTGTGCAACCTCTGGAATCCCTGCTGCAACCACCAACTCCTTTACTTTTGCATCGAGCTCCGCTTTGCCAGTCGAATATAACGGCTTTGATTCACCAACACTACTCATACCATTACACCTTTATGGAGCCCCGCCTCAGCCCCCGCAAGTTTCTTCATCATCTTCCAATTTGCTGCTCTTCCTACTTGGCTTTTAACCCAGAACATATTAACATATCATAATATAAAAAAATAATTATGCCTCTCCCCTCCCCCCCCGAGCCCTCCCTACTCACCCTTTACCAAAAAAAAATCTTGCGTCTCGTTGAACTCGACCCCCCTAAACATCCAGATTTAACCCGCTACCTCCACGCCGCCTCAGAACTCGAAAAATCCGGTGCTGACGCCCTCACCCTCGCAGATAACTCTCTCGCCCTCCTCCGCGTCTCCAACCTCGCCGCCGCTACAGCCATCCGTTCTCAATCTTCTATCCCCCTCATCCTCCACCTCACCTGCCGGGATAAAAACCTCATCGCCCTCCAATCCGAAGCCCTCGGCCGATACGCACTCGGCTTTCGTCACGTCCTTGCCCTCACTGGTGATTCCCCAAAATTAGGCGACCACCCAAACGCCCGTCCCATCTACGAACTCAACTCAATCACACTCATTCGCACCCTCCACAACTTAAACCAAGGCCATGCAGCATCCGGAAAATCTATCTCCCACGCCACCCAGTTCATCATCGGCTGCGCTTTCAACCCCAACACCGACAACCTCACTCCTCAGCTACGTAAACTCGATGATAAACTCTCCGCAGGCGCCCACTTCATCATGACCCAGCCTCTATACTCAGTCGAAAAAATCCGCAACACTGCGACTCTTCTTGCT
The Candidatus Methylacidiphilales bacterium DNA segment above includes these coding regions:
- a CDS encoding LOG family protein, with the protein product MSSVGESKPLYSTGKAELDAKVKELVVAAGIPEVAQRDYEEMVISVLRLALEGQSPADRRLINQALKEIRYASKVFAPYQGVKKICIFGSARISPRAPEYQAAKEFAAMMRDAGYMIITGGGDGIMGAAQAGAGRDRSFGLNIRLPFEQKANPTIEGDPKLINFRYFFTRKLHFVKETHAIALFPGGFGTMDEGFEALTLIQTGKSRILPMVLIDAPGGNFWHTFEKYLREHLLNDGLISKEDFNLFKITDDLKVAQREVLNFYYNFHSYRFVDQTLVIRMQREVPPGALRRIQMDFEDILIDGGDLKVCPALPQEINEPEIAHLPRLCLNFDRKSYGRLRQLIDRINEF
- a CDS encoding methylenetetrahydrofolate reductase — translated: MPLPSPPEPSLLTLYQKKILRLVELDPPKHPDLTRYLHAASELEKSGADALTLADNSLALLRVSNLAAATAIRSQSSIPLILHLTCRDKNLIALQSEALGRYALGFRHVLALTGDSPKLGDHPNARPIYELNSITLIRTLHNLNQGHAASGKSISHATQFIIGCAFNPNTDNLTPQLRKLDDKLSAGAHFIMTQPLYSVEKIRNTATLLAPYRVPVFIGVMPILHSRNAEFLHSHVPGISIPDSVREKFRHLPETDAWRFGVEYALTLQKEILQHFPAVYLITPFLRYETTQALLQAD